Within the Gemmatimonadaceae bacterium genome, the region GCAGCGCGCGTCCGAAATCGAAGCGGCGAACGTCCAGCGACGTCAGATGAAAGCTTTCGTCAATCATTGCCAGCGTACTCCAAACAGAAGTGATCCGAGCCGCACCATAGTGGCGCCTTCCTCGACCGCGATCTCGAAATCATTGGACATTCCCATAGACAGCTCCGTCGCCGGATGGCCGGCATCGGCCAGAATCCGGCGAGTCTCCCGCACGACGGCGAACGTCTCGCGCAGCTCGGCTTCGTCAGCGCCGAGCCGCGCGATGGTCATCGCTCCGAGCACCCGAAGCCCATCCATCCCCGCCAGCCGCACGGCTTCCATTTCGACCTCGCCAACATCGAAACCGCCTTTCGTCTCTTCGCGCGCGGGGTTCACCTGGACAAGAACGTCCACCGCTTTTCCACGGT harbors:
- a CDS encoding YggS family pyridoxal phosphate-dependent enzyme, whose translation is MLFPKLGDRLAAIRARIGAAAERGGHGQQVVVVAVTKTHGPDAVAAAFEAGLRDIGENKVQEALGKMAEVKLPLRWHLIGHLQRNKVKSLDGFSLFHALDSSRLADAIHRFGADRGKAVDVLVQVNPAREETKGGFDVGEVEMEAVRLAGMDGLRVLGAMTIARLGADEAELRETFAVVRETRRILADAGHPATELSMGMSNDFEIAVEEGATMVRLGSLLFGVRWQ